In the genome of Luteibacter yeojuensis, one region contains:
- a CDS encoding tetratricopeptide repeat protein, whose translation MSQGRTGALGDHRFVAEMDALQKFGRLEKAAQLGDVRAQFEVAHMYAEGEHVAQDRFRAAQWFRRAAEQGHLESQCRLAAHHAEGLGVPRDPFEAAGWYRRAAEAGSADAQCALGTLHARGHGAPTDRQEALRWWTLAADQGHVQACVNLGVSHYFGRGVPRDAELAFTYYARAVEQGQPDAAGYADALCSLAHMYCDGIGVPRDTVAGEHHYRRAAELGNASAQFALGKLHLEASALPEDREQARYWFGLAAEQGDSEARRHLAELAAMPGPEAPALERDARLGPQDVAGQFLLGQRLASGDGVTRNDREAVRWLALAAERGHAPAQYALARMLDEGRGQPRNVLEVVRLLRLAAGAGHADAQFELGVCHERGEGVPRNLSIARAWFRKAAARGHLKALRKLEKRAWWRVWRDR comes from the coding sequence ATGTCGCAGGGGAGGACCGGCGCGCTCGGCGACCATCGGTTCGTCGCGGAGATGGACGCCTTGCAGAAATTCGGTCGCCTGGAGAAGGCGGCGCAGCTCGGGGACGTGCGCGCGCAGTTCGAAGTGGCACACATGTACGCCGAAGGCGAGCACGTGGCACAGGACCGCTTCCGCGCCGCGCAGTGGTTCCGCCGCGCGGCGGAGCAGGGCCATCTCGAAAGCCAGTGCCGCCTCGCGGCCCACCATGCGGAAGGGCTGGGCGTGCCTCGCGACCCCTTCGAGGCCGCCGGATGGTACCGGCGTGCGGCCGAGGCGGGATCGGCGGACGCCCAATGCGCGCTGGGCACCCTCCATGCCCGCGGCCACGGCGCCCCGACGGACCGGCAGGAAGCCCTGCGCTGGTGGACGCTCGCGGCCGACCAGGGGCATGTGCAGGCGTGCGTGAACCTTGGCGTGTCGCATTACTTCGGGCGCGGCGTGCCGCGCGACGCGGAACTCGCCTTCACCTACTATGCCCGCGCCGTCGAGCAGGGCCAGCCCGACGCGGCCGGCTACGCCGACGCGCTGTGCAGCCTGGCCCATATGTACTGCGACGGCATCGGCGTGCCCCGCGACACCGTGGCGGGCGAACACCATTACCGGCGTGCCGCCGAGTTGGGTAACGCCAGCGCGCAGTTCGCGTTGGGCAAGCTGCACCTGGAAGCGAGCGCCTTGCCGGAAGATCGCGAACAGGCGCGTTACTGGTTCGGCCTGGCCGCGGAGCAGGGCGACAGCGAGGCGCGCCGGCACCTGGCCGAACTCGCGGCGATGCCGGGTCCGGAAGCCCCGGCCCTCGAACGCGACGCACGCCTCGGCCCGCAGGACGTCGCGGGGCAGTTCCTGCTCGGCCAGCGCCTGGCCTCCGGCGACGGCGTGACCCGCAACGACCGCGAGGCGGTGCGCTGGCTGGCGCTGGCCGCCGAGCGGGGGCATGCGCCCGCCCAGTACGCCCTGGCGAGGATGCTCGACGAAGGGCGCGGCCAGCCGCGCAACGTGCTGGAGGTGGTTCGCCTCCTCAGGCTTGCCGCCGGCGCGGGCCACGCCGATGCGCAGTTCGAGCTGGGTGTGTGCCACGAGCGTGGCGAAGGCGTACCGCGCAACCTCTCGATCGCCCGGGCGTGGTTCCGCAAGGCGGCCGCGAGAGGGCATTTGAAAGCGTTGCGGAAGCTTGAGAAGAGGGCGTGGTGGAGGGTCTGGCGAGACAGGTAG
- a CDS encoding zinc-binding alcohol dehydrogenase family protein, with translation MKAIVYTQHGLSIDDPASLVETDLPKPVPGPRDLLVAVKAVSVNPVDTKQRNNVPVTEPRVIGFDAVGTVTAVGDGVTLFKEGDEVFYAGSLVRPGSNAEFQRVDERIVGRKPRTLDAAHAAALPLTALTAWEMLFDRLKVAEGGGETILIIGAGGGVGSILVQLARKLTGLTVIGTASRKETVDWVTGLGAHHVIDHGKPLGPQLEALGIKEVDHAVSLTHTEEYFDQLVAIVKPQGQFGLIDDPKALDATKLKRKAISLHWESMFTRSTYQTPDMARQHDILNRVADLVDAGTLRTTFGEHFGRITAENLRRAHKLIESHQARGKIVLEGF, from the coding sequence ATGAAAGCCATCGTTTATACCCAGCACGGCCTGTCGATCGACGATCCCGCCTCCCTGGTTGAAACAGACCTGCCGAAGCCCGTGCCGGGCCCCCGCGACCTGCTCGTGGCCGTGAAGGCCGTCTCGGTGAATCCGGTGGATACCAAGCAGCGGAACAACGTGCCGGTGACCGAGCCGCGCGTGATCGGTTTCGATGCCGTGGGCACCGTGACGGCGGTGGGCGATGGCGTGACCCTGTTCAAGGAAGGCGACGAGGTGTTCTACGCCGGCTCGCTCGTGCGTCCCGGCAGCAACGCGGAATTCCAGCGGGTGGACGAGCGCATCGTGGGCCGCAAGCCGCGAACGCTCGACGCCGCCCACGCCGCCGCGCTGCCGCTCACGGCCCTTACCGCCTGGGAAATGCTGTTCGACCGGCTGAAGGTCGCCGAGGGCGGCGGCGAGACGATCCTCATCATCGGTGCCGGCGGCGGCGTCGGGTCCATCCTCGTCCAGCTGGCCCGCAAGCTGACCGGGCTCACCGTGATCGGAACGGCTTCGCGCAAGGAAACCGTGGACTGGGTGACCGGCCTCGGCGCGCACCACGTCATCGACCACGGCAAGCCGCTCGGCCCGCAACTGGAGGCGTTGGGCATCAAGGAAGTGGACCACGCGGTGAGCCTGACCCACACCGAAGAGTATTTCGACCAGCTCGTCGCGATCGTGAAGCCGCAGGGCCAGTTCGGCCTCATCGACGACCCCAAGGCACTCGACGCGACCAAGCTGAAGCGCAAGGCCATCTCGCTGCATTGGGAATCGATGTTCACCCGCTCCACCTACCAGACGCCGGACATGGCGAGGCAGCACGACATCCTCAACCGCGTGGCGGACCTCGTCGACGCCGGTACGCTGCGCACGACCTTCGGCGAGCACTTCGGCAGGATCACGGCCGAGAACCTGCGGCGGGCGCATAAGCTGATCGAGAGCCACCAGGCCCGCGGCAAGATCGTGCTCGAGGGTTTCTGA
- a CDS encoding response regulator, translated as MKTSSTEITRPGERDLHVPRTAFADRHTVIDLLLTDIGMPGMDGRELAEAARAWRPALPVLFMTGYAENAMERSRFLGQGTDMIAKPFEIDVLLARIRGMLD; from the coding sequence GTGAAGACTTCGTCAACTGAAATCACGCGCCCGGGGGAGCGAGACCTGCACGTTCCTCGAACGGCTTTCGCGGATCGGCACACTGTCATCGACCTCCTGCTCACCGATATCGGCATGCCTGGCATGGACGGCCGCGAACTGGCGGAAGCGGCACGCGCATGGCGCCCGGCGTTGCCGGTGCTGTTCATGACCGGCTACGCCGAGAACGCGATGGAGCGGTCCCGGTTCCTGGGGCAGGGGACGGACATGATCGCGAAGCCGTTCGAGATCGATGTCCTGCTGGCTCGCATCCGGGGCATGCTGGACTGA